The following proteins are co-located in the Apium graveolens cultivar Ventura chromosome 5, ASM990537v1, whole genome shotgun sequence genome:
- the LOC141725037 gene encoding methionine aminopeptidase 1B, chloroplastic-like isoform X2 produces MAATVNSSTLLSHPTLNPSTFVNGEASASSFTTTTLFSGGVCAYRTSEASHTASLKRGNVSARLTVPDHIRKPHYIYSTLLPEISSEYQIHNAEGIDNMRAACKLAARVLDYAGTLVRQSVTTNEIDEAVHQMIIEAAAYPSPLGYGQFPKSVCTSVNECMYHGIPDSRKLQDGDIINIDVAVYLNGYHGDTSKTFLCGNVDDATKKLVKVTEECLQLGISVCKDGAPFQNIGDRICELAAKFGYGVDRFVGHGVGTVLHSQPLIFHDCSNKPGTMVEGQTFTLEPILTMGSTEFKTWEDNWTILTADGSPSAQFEHTILITSTGAEILTQS; encoded by the exons ATGGCTGCTACTGTAAATTCCTCTACTCTACTGTCTCACCCAACTCTGAACCCATCAACATTTGTCAATGGAGAAGCTTCTGCATCATCCTTTACCACTACCACTCTCTTCTCTGGTG GTGTTTGTGCATATAGAACATCAGAAGCTTCACATACAGCCTCTTTAAAACGTGGAAATGTGTCGGCACGTCTTACAGTCCCTGATCACATACGAAAGCCTCATTATATATATTCAACTTTGTTGCCAGAAATTTCAAGCGAATATCAAATTCACAATGCTGAAGGCATTGATAACATGAGGGCTGCATGTAAGCTTGCTGCTCGGGTCCTAGACTATGCAGGAACACTGGTTAGG CAATCAGTGACGACAAATGAAATTGATGAAGCAGTTCACCAAATGATTATTGAAGCTGCTGCTTATCCTTCACCACTCGGTTATGGGCAATTTCCAAAGAGTGTATGCACTTCAGTGAATGAGTGTATGTATCATGGAATACCTGACTCTCGGAAATTACAG GACGGAGACATCATCAACATTGACGTCGCAGTGTACTTAAAT GGTTATCACGGGGATACATCAAAAACTTTTTTATGTGGCAATGTTGATGATGCAACTAAAAAGCTTGTGAAG GTGACAGAAGAGTGCTTGCAACTAGGAATATCTGTTTGCAAAGATGGAGCTCCTTTTCAGAATATTGGAGATAGAATTTG TGAACTTGCTGCGAAGTTTGGTTATGGTGTGGATCGATTTGTTGGACATGGTGTAGGGACTGTACTTCATTCTCAGCCGTTAATATTTCATGACT GCAGTAACAAGCCTGGTACAATGGTTGAAGGTCAAACTTTTACACTTG AACCTATTCTTACAATGGGAAGCACTGAGTTTAAAACTTGGGAAGATAATTGGACAATTCTGACAGCCGATGGTAGCCCTTCTGCACAGTTTGAGCACACAATATTGATTACCAGTACTGGTGCAGAAATTTTAACACAAAGTTAA
- the LOC141725037 gene encoding methionine aminopeptidase 1B, chloroplastic-like isoform X5, whose amino-acid sequence MAATVNSSTLLSHPTLNPSTFVNGEASASSFTTTTLFSGEISSEYQIHNAEGIDNMRAACKLAARVLDYAGTLVRQSVTTNEIDEAVHQMIIEAAAYPSPLGYGQFPKSVCTSVNECMYHGIPDSRKLQDGDIINIDVAVYLNGYHGDTSKTFLCGNVDDATKKLVKVTEECLQLGISVCKDGAPFQNIGDRICELAAKFGYGVDRFVGHGVGTVLHSQPLIFHDCSNKPGTMVEGQTFTLEPILTMGSTEFKTWEDNWTILTADGSPSAQFEHTILITSTGAEILTQS is encoded by the exons ATGGCTGCTACTGTAAATTCCTCTACTCTACTGTCTCACCCAACTCTGAACCCATCAACATTTGTCAATGGAGAAGCTTCTGCATCATCCTTTACCACTACCACTCTCTTCTCTGGTG AAATTTCAAGCGAATATCAAATTCACAATGCTGAAGGCATTGATAACATGAGGGCTGCATGTAAGCTTGCTGCTCGGGTCCTAGACTATGCAGGAACACTGGTTAGG CAATCAGTGACGACAAATGAAATTGATGAAGCAGTTCACCAAATGATTATTGAAGCTGCTGCTTATCCTTCACCACTCGGTTATGGGCAATTTCCAAAGAGTGTATGCACTTCAGTGAATGAGTGTATGTATCATGGAATACCTGACTCTCGGAAATTACAG GACGGAGACATCATCAACATTGACGTCGCAGTGTACTTAAAT GGTTATCACGGGGATACATCAAAAACTTTTTTATGTGGCAATGTTGATGATGCAACTAAAAAGCTTGTGAAG GTGACAGAAGAGTGCTTGCAACTAGGAATATCTGTTTGCAAAGATGGAGCTCCTTTTCAGAATATTGGAGATAGAATTTG TGAACTTGCTGCGAAGTTTGGTTATGGTGTGGATCGATTTGTTGGACATGGTGTAGGGACTGTACTTCATTCTCAGCCGTTAATATTTCATGACT GCAGTAACAAGCCTGGTACAATGGTTGAAGGTCAAACTTTTACACTTG AACCTATTCTTACAATGGGAAGCACTGAGTTTAAAACTTGGGAAGATAATTGGACAATTCTGACAGCCGATGGTAGCCCTTCTGCACAGTTTGAGCACACAATATTGATTACCAGTACTGGTGCAGAAATTTTAACACAAAGTTAA
- the LOC141725037 gene encoding methionine aminopeptidase 1B, chloroplastic-like isoform X7, whose protein sequence is MAATVNSSTLLSHPTLNPSTFVNGEASASSFTTTTLFSGGVCAYRTSEASHTASLKRGNVSARLTVPDHIRKPHYIYSTLLPEISSEYQIHNAEGIDNMRAACKLAARVLDYAGTLVRTSEFLYQQSVTTNEIDEAVHQMIIEAAAYPSPLGYGQFPKSVCTSVNECMYHGIPDSRKLQDGDIINIDVAVYLNGYHGDTSKTFLCGNVDDATKKLVKVTEECLQLGISVCKDGAPFQNIGDRICELAAKFGYGVDRFVGHGVGTVLHSQPLIFHDCRQ, encoded by the exons ATGGCTGCTACTGTAAATTCCTCTACTCTACTGTCTCACCCAACTCTGAACCCATCAACATTTGTCAATGGAGAAGCTTCTGCATCATCCTTTACCACTACCACTCTCTTCTCTGGTG GTGTTTGTGCATATAGAACATCAGAAGCTTCACATACAGCCTCTTTAAAACGTGGAAATGTGTCGGCACGTCTTACAGTCCCTGATCACATACGAAAGCCTCATTATATATATTCAACTTTGTTGCCAGAAATTTCAAGCGAATATCAAATTCACAATGCTGAAGGCATTGATAACATGAGGGCTGCATGTAAGCTTGCTGCTCGGGTCCTAGACTATGCAGGAACACTGGTTAGG ACTTCCGAATTTCTTTATCAGCAATCAGTGACGACAAATGAAATTGATGAAGCAGTTCACCAAATGATTATTGAAGCTGCTGCTTATCCTTCACCACTCGGTTATGGGCAATTTCCAAAGAGTGTATGCACTTCAGTGAATGAGTGTATGTATCATGGAATACCTGACTCTCGGAAATTACAG GACGGAGACATCATCAACATTGACGTCGCAGTGTACTTAAAT GGTTATCACGGGGATACATCAAAAACTTTTTTATGTGGCAATGTTGATGATGCAACTAAAAAGCTTGTGAAG GTGACAGAAGAGTGCTTGCAACTAGGAATATCTGTTTGCAAAGATGGAGCTCCTTTTCAGAATATTGGAGATAGAATTTG TGAACTTGCTGCGAAGTTTGGTTATGGTGTGGATCGATTTGTTGGACATGGTGTAGGGACTGTACTTCATTCTCAGCCGTTAATATTTCATGACTGTAG GCAGTAA
- the LOC141725037 gene encoding methionine aminopeptidase 1B, chloroplastic-like isoform X8, with the protein MAATVNSSTLLSHPTLNPSTFVNGEASASSFTTTTLFSGGVCAYRTSEASHTASLKRGNVSARLTVPDHIRKPHYIYSTLLPEISSEYQIHNAEGIDNMRAACKLAARVLDYAGTLVRTSEFLYQQSVTTNEIDEAVHQMIIEAAAYPSPLGYGQFPKSVCTSVNECMYHGIPDSRKLQDGDIINIDVAVYLNGYHGDTSKTFLCGNVDDATKKLVKVTEECLQLGISVCKDGAPFQNIGDRICHMVDLSVNLLRSLVMVWIDLLDMV; encoded by the exons ATGGCTGCTACTGTAAATTCCTCTACTCTACTGTCTCACCCAACTCTGAACCCATCAACATTTGTCAATGGAGAAGCTTCTGCATCATCCTTTACCACTACCACTCTCTTCTCTGGTG GTGTTTGTGCATATAGAACATCAGAAGCTTCACATACAGCCTCTTTAAAACGTGGAAATGTGTCGGCACGTCTTACAGTCCCTGATCACATACGAAAGCCTCATTATATATATTCAACTTTGTTGCCAGAAATTTCAAGCGAATATCAAATTCACAATGCTGAAGGCATTGATAACATGAGGGCTGCATGTAAGCTTGCTGCTCGGGTCCTAGACTATGCAGGAACACTGGTTAGG ACTTCCGAATTTCTTTATCAGCAATCAGTGACGACAAATGAAATTGATGAAGCAGTTCACCAAATGATTATTGAAGCTGCTGCTTATCCTTCACCACTCGGTTATGGGCAATTTCCAAAGAGTGTATGCACTTCAGTGAATGAGTGTATGTATCATGGAATACCTGACTCTCGGAAATTACAG GACGGAGACATCATCAACATTGACGTCGCAGTGTACTTAAAT GGTTATCACGGGGATACATCAAAAACTTTTTTATGTGGCAATGTTGATGATGCAACTAAAAAGCTTGTGAAG GTGACAGAAGAGTGCTTGCAACTAGGAATATCTGTTTGCAAAGATGGAGCTCCTTTTCAGAATATTGGAGATAGAATTTG TCATATGGTTGATCTATCAGTGAACTTGCTGCGAAGTTTGGTTATGGTGTGGATCGATTTGTTGGACATGGTGTAG
- the LOC141725037 gene encoding methionine aminopeptidase 1B, chloroplastic-like isoform X6 produces MAATVNSSTLLSHPTLNPSTFVNGEASASSFTTTTLFSGGVCAYRTSEASHTASLKRGNVSARLTVPDHIRKPHYIYSTLLPEISSEYQIHNAEGIDNMRAACKLAARVLDYAGTLVRTSEFLYQQSVTTNEIDEAVHQMIIEAAAYPSPLGYGQFPKSVCTSVNECMYHGIPDSRKLQDGDIINIDVAVYLNGYHGDTSKTFLCGNVDDATKKLVKVTEECLQLGISVCKDGAPFQNIGDRICELAAKFGYGVDRFVGHGVGTVLHSQPLIFHDCRAISYRQ; encoded by the exons ATGGCTGCTACTGTAAATTCCTCTACTCTACTGTCTCACCCAACTCTGAACCCATCAACATTTGTCAATGGAGAAGCTTCTGCATCATCCTTTACCACTACCACTCTCTTCTCTGGTG GTGTTTGTGCATATAGAACATCAGAAGCTTCACATACAGCCTCTTTAAAACGTGGAAATGTGTCGGCACGTCTTACAGTCCCTGATCACATACGAAAGCCTCATTATATATATTCAACTTTGTTGCCAGAAATTTCAAGCGAATATCAAATTCACAATGCTGAAGGCATTGATAACATGAGGGCTGCATGTAAGCTTGCTGCTCGGGTCCTAGACTATGCAGGAACACTGGTTAGG ACTTCCGAATTTCTTTATCAGCAATCAGTGACGACAAATGAAATTGATGAAGCAGTTCACCAAATGATTATTGAAGCTGCTGCTTATCCTTCACCACTCGGTTATGGGCAATTTCCAAAGAGTGTATGCACTTCAGTGAATGAGTGTATGTATCATGGAATACCTGACTCTCGGAAATTACAG GACGGAGACATCATCAACATTGACGTCGCAGTGTACTTAAAT GGTTATCACGGGGATACATCAAAAACTTTTTTATGTGGCAATGTTGATGATGCAACTAAAAAGCTTGTGAAG GTGACAGAAGAGTGCTTGCAACTAGGAATATCTGTTTGCAAAGATGGAGCTCCTTTTCAGAATATTGGAGATAGAATTTG TGAACTTGCTGCGAAGTTTGGTTATGGTGTGGATCGATTTGTTGGACATGGTGTAGGGACTGTACTTCATTCTCAGCCGTTAATATTTCATGACTGTAG GGCTATTTCTTACAGGCAGTAA
- the LOC141725037 gene encoding methionine aminopeptidase 1B, chloroplastic-like isoform X4: protein MAATVNSSTLLSHPTLNPSTFVNGEASASSFTTTTLFSGEISSEYQIHNAEGIDNMRAACKLAARVLDYAGTLVRTSEFLYQQSVTTNEIDEAVHQMIIEAAAYPSPLGYGQFPKSVCTSVNECMYHGIPDSRKLQDGDIINIDVAVYLNGYHGDTSKTFLCGNVDDATKKLVKVTEECLQLGISVCKDGAPFQNIGDRICELAAKFGYGVDRFVGHGVGTVLHSQPLIFHDCSNKPGTMVEGQTFTLEPILTMGSTEFKTWEDNWTILTADGSPSAQFEHTILITSTGAEILTQS from the exons ATGGCTGCTACTGTAAATTCCTCTACTCTACTGTCTCACCCAACTCTGAACCCATCAACATTTGTCAATGGAGAAGCTTCTGCATCATCCTTTACCACTACCACTCTCTTCTCTGGTG AAATTTCAAGCGAATATCAAATTCACAATGCTGAAGGCATTGATAACATGAGGGCTGCATGTAAGCTTGCTGCTCGGGTCCTAGACTATGCAGGAACACTGGTTAGG ACTTCCGAATTTCTTTATCAGCAATCAGTGACGACAAATGAAATTGATGAAGCAGTTCACCAAATGATTATTGAAGCTGCTGCTTATCCTTCACCACTCGGTTATGGGCAATTTCCAAAGAGTGTATGCACTTCAGTGAATGAGTGTATGTATCATGGAATACCTGACTCTCGGAAATTACAG GACGGAGACATCATCAACATTGACGTCGCAGTGTACTTAAAT GGTTATCACGGGGATACATCAAAAACTTTTTTATGTGGCAATGTTGATGATGCAACTAAAAAGCTTGTGAAG GTGACAGAAGAGTGCTTGCAACTAGGAATATCTGTTTGCAAAGATGGAGCTCCTTTTCAGAATATTGGAGATAGAATTTG TGAACTTGCTGCGAAGTTTGGTTATGGTGTGGATCGATTTGTTGGACATGGTGTAGGGACTGTACTTCATTCTCAGCCGTTAATATTTCATGACT GCAGTAACAAGCCTGGTACAATGGTTGAAGGTCAAACTTTTACACTTG AACCTATTCTTACAATGGGAAGCACTGAGTTTAAAACTTGGGAAGATAATTGGACAATTCTGACAGCCGATGGTAGCCCTTCTGCACAGTTTGAGCACACAATATTGATTACCAGTACTGGTGCAGAAATTTTAACACAAAGTTAA
- the LOC141725037 gene encoding methionine aminopeptidase 1B, chloroplastic-like isoform X3: MAATVNSSTLLSHPTLNPSTFVNGEASASSFTTTTLFSGGVCAYRTSEASHTASLKRGNVSARLTVPDHIRKPHYIYSTLLPEISSEYQIHNAEGIDNMRAACKLAARVLDYAGTLVRTSEFLYQQSVTTNEIDEAVHQMIIEAAAYPSPLGYGQFPKSVCTSVNECMYHGIPDSRKLQDGDIINIDVAVYLNGYHGDTSKTFLCGNVDDATKKLVKVTEECLQLGISVCKDGAPFQNIGDRICELAAKFGYGVDRFVGHGVGTVLHSQPLIFHDLTSLVQWLKVKLLHLNLFLQWEALSLKLGKIIGQF; the protein is encoded by the exons ATGGCTGCTACTGTAAATTCCTCTACTCTACTGTCTCACCCAACTCTGAACCCATCAACATTTGTCAATGGAGAAGCTTCTGCATCATCCTTTACCACTACCACTCTCTTCTCTGGTG GTGTTTGTGCATATAGAACATCAGAAGCTTCACATACAGCCTCTTTAAAACGTGGAAATGTGTCGGCACGTCTTACAGTCCCTGATCACATACGAAAGCCTCATTATATATATTCAACTTTGTTGCCAGAAATTTCAAGCGAATATCAAATTCACAATGCTGAAGGCATTGATAACATGAGGGCTGCATGTAAGCTTGCTGCTCGGGTCCTAGACTATGCAGGAACACTGGTTAGG ACTTCCGAATTTCTTTATCAGCAATCAGTGACGACAAATGAAATTGATGAAGCAGTTCACCAAATGATTATTGAAGCTGCTGCTTATCCTTCACCACTCGGTTATGGGCAATTTCCAAAGAGTGTATGCACTTCAGTGAATGAGTGTATGTATCATGGAATACCTGACTCTCGGAAATTACAG GACGGAGACATCATCAACATTGACGTCGCAGTGTACTTAAAT GGTTATCACGGGGATACATCAAAAACTTTTTTATGTGGCAATGTTGATGATGCAACTAAAAAGCTTGTGAAG GTGACAGAAGAGTGCTTGCAACTAGGAATATCTGTTTGCAAAGATGGAGCTCCTTTTCAGAATATTGGAGATAGAATTTG TGAACTTGCTGCGAAGTTTGGTTATGGTGTGGATCGATTTGTTGGACATGGTGTAGGGACTGTACTTCATTCTCAGCCGTTAATATTTCATGACT TAACAAGCCTGGTACAATGGTTGAAGGTCAAACTTTTACACTTG AACCTATTCTTACAATGGGAAGCACTGAGTTTAAAACTTGGGAAGATAATTGGACAATTCTGA
- the LOC141725037 gene encoding methionine aminopeptidase 1B, chloroplastic-like isoform X1 produces the protein MAATVNSSTLLSHPTLNPSTFVNGEASASSFTTTTLFSGGVCAYRTSEASHTASLKRGNVSARLTVPDHIRKPHYIYSTLLPEISSEYQIHNAEGIDNMRAACKLAARVLDYAGTLVRTSEFLYQQSVTTNEIDEAVHQMIIEAAAYPSPLGYGQFPKSVCTSVNECMYHGIPDSRKLQDGDIINIDVAVYLNGYHGDTSKTFLCGNVDDATKKLVKVTEECLQLGISVCKDGAPFQNIGDRICELAAKFGYGVDRFVGHGVGTVLHSQPLIFHDCSNKPGTMVEGQTFTLEPILTMGSTEFKTWEDNWTILTADGSPSAQFEHTILITSTGAEILTQS, from the exons ATGGCTGCTACTGTAAATTCCTCTACTCTACTGTCTCACCCAACTCTGAACCCATCAACATTTGTCAATGGAGAAGCTTCTGCATCATCCTTTACCACTACCACTCTCTTCTCTGGTG GTGTTTGTGCATATAGAACATCAGAAGCTTCACATACAGCCTCTTTAAAACGTGGAAATGTGTCGGCACGTCTTACAGTCCCTGATCACATACGAAAGCCTCATTATATATATTCAACTTTGTTGCCAGAAATTTCAAGCGAATATCAAATTCACAATGCTGAAGGCATTGATAACATGAGGGCTGCATGTAAGCTTGCTGCTCGGGTCCTAGACTATGCAGGAACACTGGTTAGG ACTTCCGAATTTCTTTATCAGCAATCAGTGACGACAAATGAAATTGATGAAGCAGTTCACCAAATGATTATTGAAGCTGCTGCTTATCCTTCACCACTCGGTTATGGGCAATTTCCAAAGAGTGTATGCACTTCAGTGAATGAGTGTATGTATCATGGAATACCTGACTCTCGGAAATTACAG GACGGAGACATCATCAACATTGACGTCGCAGTGTACTTAAAT GGTTATCACGGGGATACATCAAAAACTTTTTTATGTGGCAATGTTGATGATGCAACTAAAAAGCTTGTGAAG GTGACAGAAGAGTGCTTGCAACTAGGAATATCTGTTTGCAAAGATGGAGCTCCTTTTCAGAATATTGGAGATAGAATTTG TGAACTTGCTGCGAAGTTTGGTTATGGTGTGGATCGATTTGTTGGACATGGTGTAGGGACTGTACTTCATTCTCAGCCGTTAATATTTCATGACT GCAGTAACAAGCCTGGTACAATGGTTGAAGGTCAAACTTTTACACTTG AACCTATTCTTACAATGGGAAGCACTGAGTTTAAAACTTGGGAAGATAATTGGACAATTCTGACAGCCGATGGTAGCCCTTCTGCACAGTTTGAGCACACAATATTGATTACCAGTACTGGTGCAGAAATTTTAACACAAAGTTAA